A single Symbiobacterium thermophilum IAM 14863 DNA region contains:
- a CDS encoding ammonia-forming cytochrome c nitrite reductase subunit c552: protein MNRKWIIAIGAALAVVLVGVGTFTYVANKTEAVEGPAVSISPNETDPAVFKLLYPAHYDSYMRNGEMHEPALKYASSEKKKSRLDQFPYMRTLWAGMAFSKEYNEARGHLYTLDDVVGGNGTEATQRINDKTNLTCMYCKSAQVPQLIEQMGDAFYNTKLLADNNTDLFVHPISCSDCHDPQTMELRITRPALVEAMERIGRPVENATRQEMRSLVCAQCHVEYFFNPNDANRVYFPWDKGFEPEDMYAYYEEIGFSDWTHAQTGGGMLKAQHPEFEMFQGSVHQRAGLSCADCHMPYVTEGSTKISSHWWTSPFRTFEQSCAQCHRESQEEMAQRVLHTQDRVKEALDRAGIANQDAILAIEKAIAAGVDEEILNQARALHREAQFYWDLASAENSFGFHNPQKFLETLADSIDLARQAELLVTRAMNK, encoded by the coding sequence ATGAACCGCAAGTGGATCATTGCCATCGGGGCCGCCCTGGCGGTCGTCCTGGTGGGAGTGGGGACCTTCACCTACGTCGCCAACAAGACCGAGGCCGTCGAGGGGCCCGCCGTCAGCATTTCCCCGAACGAGACCGATCCTGCGGTCTTCAAGCTCCTGTACCCGGCCCACTACGACTCCTACATGCGCAACGGCGAGATGCACGAGCCGGCCTTGAAGTACGCTTCCTCCGAGAAGAAGAAGAGCCGCCTCGACCAGTTCCCCTACATGCGCACCCTGTGGGCGGGCATGGCCTTCTCGAAGGAGTACAACGAGGCCCGCGGCCACCTCTACACGCTGGATGACGTCGTCGGCGGCAACGGCACCGAGGCCACCCAGCGCATCAACGACAAGACCAACCTGACCTGCATGTACTGCAAGTCGGCCCAGGTGCCCCAGCTGATCGAGCAGATGGGCGACGCTTTCTACAACACCAAGCTCCTGGCCGACAACAACACCGACCTCTTCGTCCATCCCATCTCCTGTTCGGATTGCCATGATCCCCAGACGATGGAGCTGCGCATCACCCGCCCGGCCCTGGTCGAGGCCATGGAGCGGATCGGCAGGCCCGTGGAGAACGCGACCCGCCAGGAGATGCGCTCCCTCGTCTGCGCCCAGTGCCACGTGGAGTACTTCTTCAACCCCAACGACGCCAACAGGGTCTACTTCCCGTGGGACAAGGGCTTCGAGCCTGAGGACATGTACGCCTACTACGAGGAGATCGGCTTCTCCGACTGGACCCATGCGCAGACGGGCGGCGGCATGTTGAAGGCTCAGCATCCCGAGTTTGAAATGTTCCAGGGCAGCGTCCATCAGCGGGCCGGCCTCTCCTGCGCCGACTGCCATATGCCGTACGTGACGGAGGGCTCCACCAAGATCTCCTCCCACTGGTGGACCTCGCCTTTCCGGACGTTCGAGCAGTCCTGCGCCCAGTGCCACCGGGAGAGCCAGGAGGAGATGGCCCAGCGGGTTCTGCATACGCAGGACCGTGTGAAGGAGGCCCTGGACCGGGCCGGCATCGCCAACCAGGATGCCATCCTGGCCATCGAAAAGGCCATCGCGGCCGGCGTGGATGAGGAGATCCTCAACCAGGCCCGGGCCCTGCACCGCGAGGCCCAGTTCTACTGGGATCTGGCGTCGGCCGAGAACTCCTTCGGTTTCCACAACCCGCAGAAGTTCCTCGAGACCCTCGCCGATTCCATCGACCTGGCCCGCCAGGCCGAGCTCCTGGTCACCCGGGCGATGAACAAGTAA
- a CDS encoding cytochrome c3 family protein → MRNRWGKGALIALGALGGAFLILAFALQVPAIGHTIGAPAACGTCHVMTDQVLSLERGMHRELACVECHIPSGFFAKPIEEIKAASRHAAVFLTNSTPDVITATDSSRDIIQARCIECHAGFLRETSLVHHPTDGLKCFECHRDTTHGLPLRN, encoded by the coding sequence ATGCGCAACAGATGGGGAAAGGGAGCTTTGATCGCGCTGGGCGCCCTGGGCGGGGCTTTCCTGATCCTGGCTTTCGCGCTTCAGGTGCCGGCCATCGGCCACACGATCGGGGCTCCTGCCGCGTGCGGCACCTGCCACGTCATGACCGACCAGGTGCTCTCCCTGGAGCGGGGGATGCACCGGGAACTCGCGTGCGTGGAATGCCACATCCCCTCGGGCTTCTTCGCCAAGCCGATCGAAGAGATCAAGGCGGCCAGCCGCCACGCGGCCGTGTTCCTGACCAACTCCACCCCGGACGTCATCACGGCCACCGACTCGTCGCGCGACATCATCCAGGCGCGGTGTATCGAGTGCCACGCCGGGTTCCTGCGCGAGACGTCCCTGGTCCACCACCCGACGGACGGACTCAAGTGTTTCGAATGCCACCGTGACACTACGCACGGTCTTCCGCTCCGCAATTGA
- a CDS encoding response regulator transcription factor yields the protein MSVARRILVADDDPKTLKVLEHALTAEGFAVIKASDGQEALDLALSQRPDLVILDVMMPKVDGFAVCGRIRAASAVPILLLTARGDSVDKVVGFRLGADDYVTKPFDLNELVLRVHAILRRMPTLPESRTLRFGHLEINKSTRTVHVGDRNPELTPREFDLLWLMASHPGHPFTRESLLARVWHGDAPTDQSTVTVCIRRLREKIEDNPAQPRWIKTVWGIGYKFDPAGAE from the coding sequence GTGTCCGTAGCTCGCCGGATTCTGGTGGCCGACGACGACCCGAAGACCCTGAAGGTCCTGGAGCATGCGCTGACCGCCGAGGGGTTCGCGGTGATCAAGGCCAGCGACGGCCAGGAGGCCCTGGACCTCGCCCTGTCGCAACGGCCGGACCTGGTCATCCTCGACGTCATGATGCCGAAAGTGGACGGCTTCGCGGTCTGTGGCCGCATTCGCGCCGCCTCGGCGGTGCCGATCCTCCTGCTCACCGCCAGGGGCGACAGCGTCGACAAGGTCGTCGGCTTCCGGCTGGGGGCCGACGACTACGTGACCAAACCCTTCGACCTGAACGAGCTGGTGCTGCGGGTGCACGCCATCCTGCGCCGGATGCCCACCCTGCCCGAGAGCCGCACCCTGCGCTTCGGCCACCTGGAGATCAACAAGAGCACGCGCACGGTGCACGTGGGCGACCGGAACCCGGAGCTCACCCCCAGGGAGTTCGACCTGCTCTGGCTGATGGCCAGCCACCCGGGCCACCCCTTCACCCGGGAGTCCCTCCTGGCCCGCGTGTGGCACGGCGACGCACCCACCGACCAGTCCACCGTCACCGTCTGCATCCGCCGGCTCCGGGAGAAGATCGAGGACAACCCCGCTCAGCCCCGGTGGATCAAGACGGTCTGGGGAATCGGCTACAAGTTCGATCCGGCGGGCGCCGAATGA
- a CDS encoding c-type heme family protein, with translation MHTSIATKFMIGVTAALVTVLGVNLGLDIRQQRAQAEEDLREQARMVATQVIAMREFIARNQDRINRDSHGHFEFKYLNPAAVGRGVGQIFAEMSDYQYKQTRLQVRMAENMPDAFEVEALRRFASNPDLAEVVGYTGSGQDRVFRYMVPLKMEASCLPCHGPPAGEPDIAGYPKEGLQVGELAGALSITIPTERFEARLTQSTRSRATVIVLATGLSLALIGFLNHQLVARPLAALAGVTRRIGQGRWEVPEEEVRDLRAHQETSPLVDAIQAMSDELQALYRNLERKVAERTRQLQEAHADLEALHRSQTEFYSAMTHEFRTPLTSIIGFSQLLLSPGGDPLTPGQREHLKDILESAQRLLQLVNDLLDASRLQAGQMPLRIAAVDLGEAVQEALAVVRPLAQQREITVTCHIPADLPLVAADDLRVLQILLNLLSNAIKFTQVGGEVALTAEARSDLVQVSVRDNGPGIPPEDHEVIFQLFRRGSAHERTGGSGLGLALAKLLVELHGGRIWVESRPGCGSTFHFTLPVHGGEPRCP, from the coding sequence GTGCACACCAGCATCGCGACCAAGTTCATGATCGGCGTCACCGCCGCGCTCGTGACCGTTCTGGGCGTCAACCTGGGGCTGGACATCCGGCAACAGCGGGCCCAGGCGGAGGAGGATCTGCGGGAGCAGGCGCGGATGGTCGCGACCCAGGTCATCGCGATGCGGGAGTTCATCGCCCGCAACCAGGACCGGATCAACCGGGACAGCCACGGCCACTTTGAGTTCAAGTACCTGAACCCGGCTGCCGTCGGCCGGGGCGTCGGCCAGATCTTCGCCGAGATGTCCGACTACCAGTACAAGCAGACCCGCCTTCAGGTGCGTATGGCCGAGAACATGCCGGACGCCTTCGAGGTGGAGGCCCTTCGCCGGTTTGCCAGCAATCCGGACCTGGCGGAGGTCGTCGGGTACACGGGATCCGGGCAGGACCGGGTGTTCCGCTACATGGTGCCGCTGAAGATGGAGGCCTCCTGCCTGCCGTGTCACGGTCCCCCCGCCGGCGAACCGGACATCGCCGGCTACCCCAAGGAAGGGCTCCAGGTGGGAGAACTGGCCGGCGCCCTGTCGATCACGATCCCCACCGAGCGGTTCGAGGCCCGGCTCACGCAATCTACCCGCAGCCGGGCGACGGTCATCGTCCTGGCGACCGGGCTCTCACTGGCCCTGATCGGATTCCTCAACCACCAGCTGGTGGCACGGCCCCTCGCCGCCCTGGCCGGGGTGACCCGGCGCATCGGACAGGGCCGGTGGGAAGTGCCCGAGGAGGAGGTGCGGGACCTCAGGGCCCACCAGGAGACGTCGCCGCTGGTGGACGCCATCCAGGCCATGTCGGATGAGCTGCAGGCGCTCTACCGGAACCTGGAGCGGAAGGTGGCGGAGCGCACCCGCCAGCTGCAGGAAGCCCACGCGGACCTGGAGGCGCTGCACCGGAGCCAGACAGAGTTTTACTCGGCGATGACCCACGAGTTCCGCACGCCGCTGACGTCCATCATCGGCTTCAGCCAGCTGCTCCTGAGCCCCGGGGGCGACCCCCTGACGCCCGGCCAGCGGGAGCATTTGAAGGACATCCTGGAGAGCGCGCAGCGGCTGCTGCAGCTGGTGAACGATCTGCTGGACGCCTCCCGCCTGCAGGCCGGCCAGATGCCACTCCGAATCGCCGCCGTCGACCTGGGCGAGGCGGTGCAGGAGGCGCTGGCGGTGGTCCGGCCCCTGGCCCAGCAGCGGGAGATCACGGTCACCTGCCACATCCCCGCCGATCTGCCGCTGGTGGCGGCCGACGACCTGCGGGTGCTCCAGATCCTGCTGAACCTGCTCAGCAACGCGATCAAGTTCACCCAGGTCGGCGGCGAGGTTGCGCTGACGGCGGAGGCCCGGAGCGACCTGGTGCAGGTATCGGTCCGGGACAACGGCCCCGGCATTCCGCCCGAGGACCATGAGGTGATCTTCCAGCTGTTCCGCCGGGGATCCGCCCACGAACGGACCGGCGGGTCCGGTCTGGGCCTCGCTCTGGCCAAGCTCCTGGTGGAGCTGCACGGGGGCCGGATCTGGGTCGAGAGCAGACCGGGATGCGGCTCCACGTTCCACTTCACCCTGCCCGTGCACGGAGGTGAACCGCGGTGTCCGTAG
- a CDS encoding tetratricopeptide repeat protein produces MPTCPSCGHEATGPYCDVCGGPVAPHRDRPRRGAKAPAPAPARGGHSPAQGRSPRRHVPTVALALCGLLLFGVGFLSGVWLGRGSAVTGTALYPTPGIDQAALETLTPLAQANFFLETGVALLNQGHRSAAVSEFRKAITAFETVLRSEPDNLFAGTYLGLTCYYAGDRQKAEEALQAVLERDPGYLWAIFNLAWIYEVEGETDAAVAMYQRYLNAAPQERENTLKYAEQPDLIDQQINAAREAVARLSGGGNEP; encoded by the coding sequence ATGCCGACCTGTCCTTCTTGCGGCCACGAAGCCACCGGCCCCTACTGCGACGTGTGCGGCGGCCCGGTGGCCCCGCACCGGGACCGGCCCCGCCGTGGGGCGAAGGCGCCGGCCCCTGCCCCCGCCAGGGGCGGCCATTCCCCGGCGCAGGGCCGCTCCCCCCGGCGCCATGTCCCGACCGTGGCCCTGGCGCTGTGCGGCCTGCTGCTCTTCGGGGTGGGGTTCCTCAGCGGTGTCTGGCTGGGCCGGGGCTCGGCCGTGACCGGCACCGCCCTCTATCCGACGCCGGGCATCGACCAGGCCGCCTTGGAGACGCTGACCCCCCTGGCGCAGGCCAACTTCTTCCTGGAGACCGGCGTGGCCCTGCTCAACCAGGGGCACAGGTCGGCGGCGGTCAGCGAGTTCCGCAAGGCGATCACCGCGTTTGAGACCGTGCTGCGTTCCGAGCCCGACAACCTCTTCGCCGGGACCTACCTCGGCCTGACCTGCTACTACGCGGGCGACAGGCAGAAGGCCGAGGAGGCGCTGCAGGCCGTGCTGGAGCGCGACCCGGGCTACCTCTGGGCCATCTTCAACCTGGCCTGGATCTACGAGGTGGAGGGGGAGACCGACGCCGCGGTGGCCATGTACCAGCGCTACCTGAACGCCGCCCCGCAGGAGCGGGAGAACACGCTGAAGTACGCGGAACAGCCGGATCTCATCGATCAGCAGATCAACGCCGCCCGGGAGGCGGTCGCCCGCCTGAGCGGGGGAGGGAATGAACCGTGA
- a CDS encoding redoxin domain-containing protein, with product MTRYPRYKRVTSAITLLLLAAWLGYVLLWPNPNAAAGSGVPVGSVAPDFELKTVTGESYRLSDLRGKAVLLNFFATWCRYCEQEMPALEEAYRTYADQGFVVLAIDLDETDLAITAFRDEMGITFPILVDRGSNVARVYQIVPLPTTYFIDRSGVVRGKWTGPLTPEQLREALQLIL from the coding sequence GTGACGCGCTACCCCAGGTACAAGCGAGTGACCTCGGCCATCACGCTGCTCCTCCTGGCGGCCTGGCTGGGATACGTCCTGCTCTGGCCCAACCCGAACGCCGCGGCGGGCAGCGGGGTGCCCGTCGGCTCCGTGGCGCCCGATTTCGAGCTGAAGACGGTGACCGGTGAGTCGTACCGCCTCTCGGACCTGAGGGGGAAGGCGGTGCTCCTCAACTTCTTCGCCACCTGGTGCCGGTACTGCGAGCAGGAGATGCCAGCCCTGGAGGAGGCCTACCGCACCTACGCCGACCAGGGGTTCGTGGTTCTTGCCATCGACCTGGACGAGACCGACCTCGCCATTACGGCCTTCCGGGATGAGATGGGGATCACGTTTCCGATCCTGGTGGACCGGGGCAGCAACGTGGCCCGGGTGTACCAGATCGTCCCGCTGCCCACCACGTACTTCATCGACCGCAGCGGCGTGGTCAGGGGCAAGTGGACAGGCCCCCTCACGCCCGAACAGCTGCGCGAGGCGCTCCAGTTGATACTGTAG
- the resB gene encoding cytochrome c biogenesis protein ResB, whose protein sequence is MDGQDVKPRKDLLDQTWDFFASVRVTTVLLFLLAVASIGGTLIEQEGMYASNLPPEEYYPQRYGPVLGMLLLRTGMTHAYSSWWYLTLLFLIAAALVICSIERLVPLWRAVYRPNPTPDKEFVRRLRQGFTFPARGEQPLAELAAALRARRYLVIERDGRLYADKGRLGRLGPYITHIGLLFIMIGAGMRAVPGVYLEQYIWVRDGEIVKVPGSDFYVESLGFAVEFYETGQPRSYQTHTRVIDAGGNVVKTETIAMNEPLTVGRVQLYQSSYYAEYGHAEVALVDRQSGAEIDRFTLDLSQPQRAYTVGDYRLQLLAYYPDFTVGEDGRPTTRSSQVNNPGLVLEVTPPDGEPFTTWFFPLYPGMEFDDTTPVRFLTQDVSPVYTSGLQVKKDLGLPVIYLGLIITTAGAFATFYLAHRRFWAFAEGGQVIVGGWTNRNAGSFEREMRQIAHQLDPERYATESDMEGEER, encoded by the coding sequence GTGGACGGGCAGGACGTGAAGCCGCGCAAGGATCTGCTGGACCAGACCTGGGATTTCTTCGCCTCGGTGCGGGTGACCACGGTGCTCCTCTTTCTGCTGGCCGTGGCCTCCATCGGCGGCACCCTGATCGAGCAGGAGGGGATGTACGCCTCCAACCTGCCGCCTGAGGAGTACTACCCGCAGCGCTACGGCCCCGTGCTCGGCATGCTCCTCCTGCGCACGGGCATGACCCACGCGTACTCCTCCTGGTGGTACCTGACGCTGCTCTTCCTGATCGCCGCCGCGCTGGTGATCTGCTCCATCGAGCGGCTGGTGCCGCTGTGGCGGGCCGTCTACCGGCCGAATCCGACGCCGGACAAGGAATTCGTGCGGCGGCTCAGGCAGGGGTTCACCTTCCCCGCCAGGGGGGAGCAGCCGCTCGCAGAGCTGGCGGCCGCGCTGCGCGCCCGCCGCTACCTGGTGATCGAGCGGGACGGCCGCCTGTACGCCGATAAGGGCCGCCTGGGGCGCCTGGGGCCGTACATCACGCACATCGGGCTGCTGTTCATCATGATCGGGGCCGGGATGCGCGCCGTCCCCGGCGTCTACCTGGAGCAGTACATCTGGGTGCGGGACGGCGAGATCGTGAAGGTGCCCGGCAGCGACTTCTACGTGGAGAGCCTGGGCTTTGCGGTGGAGTTCTACGAAACCGGGCAGCCCAGGAGCTACCAGACCCACACCCGGGTGATCGACGCGGGCGGCAACGTGGTCAAGACCGAGACCATCGCCATGAACGAGCCGCTGACCGTGGGCCGGGTGCAGCTCTACCAGTCCTCGTACTACGCCGAGTACGGCCACGCCGAGGTCGCGCTGGTGGACCGGCAGAGCGGGGCCGAGATCGATCGTTTCACCCTGGACCTGAGCCAGCCGCAACGGGCGTACACGGTGGGCGACTACCGGCTGCAGCTGCTGGCGTACTATCCCGACTTCACCGTCGGCGAGGACGGCAGGCCCACCACCCGCTCCAGCCAGGTGAACAACCCGGGGCTGGTGCTGGAGGTGACGCCGCCCGACGGCGAGCCGTTCACCACCTGGTTCTTCCCGCTGTACCCGGGCATGGAGTTCGATGACACGACCCCGGTCCGGTTCCTGACGCAGGACGTCTCCCCCGTCTACACCTCCGGTCTGCAGGTGAAGAAGGACCTGGGGCTGCCGGTCATCTACCTGGGACTGATCATCACGACCGCCGGCGCGTTCGCCACGTTCTACCTCGCCCACCGCCGCTTTTGGGCCTTCGCCGAGGGCGGGCAGGTTATCGTGGGCGGGTGGACCAACCGCAACGCGGGCTCCTTCGAGCGGGAGATGCGCCAGATCGCGCACCAACTCGACCCGGAGCGGTACGCCACCGAAAGCGACATGGAGGGAGAAGAACGATGA
- the ccsB gene encoding c-type cytochrome biogenesis protein CcsB encodes MIQVSSYLFLGAFAAYVASAILYVTRLTLRRRDPRYFDLADRLGRHGYHAAVAGVILQGLAIVARWMGSGQVPLANMFEYMSFLGWSIMLFFVILSAWYKLPGLGAFVAPVGVVVIAYASVFPTEVRPLAPVLQSVWLPLHVSVAALGEGAFAVSFGAALMYLLRVRKEQSSRWEEMGLEFFFFCGAMLTAFIVLALGFKLSGYRAAVTNLAGGTTVLEYTLPPFIGPLGSTRGEASFLGLQLPLVHAPTWMRGAYAARNLNTLVLSTLFGVILYGILRLIARGPLRELGTRAVGNMNPKLLDEVSYRGIAVGFPLFTLGGLVFAMIWAQKAWGRYWAWDPKETWALITWLFYSGYLHMRIVRGWEGRAAAWVSALGFIIVLFTLVGVNLLVSGLHSYV; translated from the coding sequence ATGATCCAGGTGTCGAGCTACCTGTTCCTGGGCGCCTTCGCGGCGTATGTGGCGTCGGCCATCCTCTACGTGACGCGCCTCACCCTCCGCCGCCGGGACCCCCGTTACTTCGACCTGGCCGACCGCCTGGGGCGGCACGGTTACCACGCCGCGGTCGCCGGCGTGATCCTGCAGGGGCTCGCCATCGTCGCCCGCTGGATGGGCTCCGGGCAGGTCCCCCTGGCCAACATGTTCGAGTACATGTCGTTCCTGGGCTGGTCCATCATGCTGTTCTTCGTCATCCTCTCGGCCTGGTACAAGCTGCCCGGGCTGGGGGCCTTCGTAGCCCCGGTGGGCGTGGTGGTCATCGCCTACGCCTCTGTCTTTCCCACCGAGGTGCGGCCGCTGGCACCCGTGCTTCAGTCGGTCTGGCTGCCGCTGCACGTCTCGGTGGCGGCCCTGGGCGAGGGCGCCTTCGCCGTCTCCTTCGGCGCCGCACTCATGTACCTGCTCCGGGTGCGGAAGGAGCAGTCGAGCCGGTGGGAGGAGATGGGGCTGGAGTTCTTCTTCTTCTGCGGCGCCATGCTCACGGCTTTCATCGTCCTGGCCCTGGGCTTCAAGCTCTCCGGCTACCGCGCGGCGGTGACCAACCTGGCCGGGGGCACGACGGTGCTCGAGTACACCCTCCCGCCCTTCATCGGACCCCTCGGCTCCACCCGGGGCGAGGCCTCCTTCCTCGGGCTTCAGTTGCCGCTGGTCCATGCGCCGACCTGGATGCGCGGGGCCTACGCCGCCAGGAACCTGAACACCCTGGTGCTCTCCACCCTGTTTGGGGTCATCCTCTACGGGATCCTCCGGCTCATCGCACGCGGGCCGCTGCGGGAGCTGGGCACCCGGGCCGTGGGCAACATGAACCCGAAGCTGCTGGACGAGGTGTCATACCGGGGGATCGCGGTGGGCTTCCCGCTGTTCACCCTGGGCGGCCTGGTCTTCGCCATGATCTGGGCGCAGAAGGCCTGGGGCCGGTACTGGGCGTGGGACCCCAAGGAGACCTGGGCGCTCATCACCTGGCTCTTCTACTCCGGTTATCTCCACATGCGCATCGTGCGGGGCTGGGAGGGCCGTGCGGCCGCCTGGGTGTCGGCGCTGGGCTTCATCATCGTCCTGTTCACCCTGGTGGGCGTGAACCTGTTGGTGTCCGGGCTCCATTCCTACGTGTAG
- the pepF gene encoding oligoendopeptidase F, with the protein MKLKKRHEVPDEHKWDLDSVYGSVEAWEKDYARVEEMLPQLTAFQGRLGESAATLLQALKMRDEVSKLLEQVVVWARMKEDEDTANSTYQALSARGRSLYAKATAAAAFLTPEILAIPAETIRAWLDQEPGLAAYRHELENTLRQKAHVRSPEVEELLAQMGEVGAAPSDIFGKLNNADLKFGTIKDEQGNEVELTLGRYLRFLESPVRDVRKQAFEALFTTYRKFRNTIAATYASSVKADVFYARARRYPSARAAALFGTNVPESVYDNLLATVNKNLPSLHRYVQLRRRMLGLDELHMYDLYTPMVADVDRKIPYEEAVETVLKALAPLGEEYCEIARRGMTVDRWVDIYENEGKRSGAYSFGSYTTKPYILMNYQDNLDSMFTLAHELGHSMHSYFSRRHQPYHYADYTIFVAEVASTFNEALLTDYLLKSTDDPRLKMYLINHQLESFRTTLYRQTMFAEFEHIAHQRVENGEALTADVLDEIYYDLNKRYYGTEGMVVDDLIAVEWARIPHFYSAFYVYQYATGISAATALSQQVLTEGRPAVERYLNFLKSGSSDYSTNLLKQAGVDMTSPEPIQQALDVFARLLDQMEQLAG; encoded by the coding sequence GTGAAGCTGAAGAAGCGGCACGAGGTGCCGGACGAGCACAAGTGGGACCTGGATTCGGTGTACGGCTCCGTGGAAGCGTGGGAGAAGGACTACGCCAGGGTCGAGGAGATGCTGCCGCAGCTGACCGCGTTCCAGGGGCGGCTCGGGGAGTCGGCCGCGACGCTGCTGCAGGCCCTGAAGATGCGGGATGAGGTCTCCAAGCTGCTGGAACAGGTGGTCGTCTGGGCCCGGATGAAGGAAGACGAGGATACCGCCAACTCCACGTACCAGGCCCTCTCGGCGCGCGGCCGTTCCCTGTACGCGAAGGCCACCGCGGCCGCGGCCTTCCTCACCCCCGAGATCCTGGCCATCCCGGCCGAGACGATCCGGGCGTGGCTCGACCAGGAGCCCGGGCTGGCCGCGTACCGGCACGAGCTGGAGAACACCCTGCGGCAGAAGGCGCACGTCCGGTCGCCGGAGGTGGAGGAGCTCCTGGCCCAGATGGGCGAGGTCGGGGCCGCCCCGAGCGATATCTTCGGCAAGCTGAACAACGCCGACCTGAAGTTCGGGACGATCAAGGACGAACAGGGCAACGAGGTGGAGCTCACCCTGGGCCGCTACCTCCGCTTCCTGGAGAGCCCGGTGCGGGACGTGCGGAAGCAGGCCTTCGAGGCGCTTTTCACCACCTACCGGAAGTTCCGGAACACCATCGCCGCAACCTATGCCAGCTCGGTCAAGGCCGACGTGTTCTATGCCCGGGCCAGGCGGTATCCTTCCGCCCGGGCCGCGGCGCTGTTCGGGACCAACGTCCCCGAAAGCGTCTACGACAACCTCCTCGCGACGGTGAACAAGAACCTGCCCTCGCTGCACCGGTACGTGCAGCTTCGCCGGCGGATGCTGGGGCTCGACGAGCTGCACATGTACGACCTGTACACCCCCATGGTGGCGGACGTGGACCGGAAGATCCCGTATGAGGAGGCCGTCGAGACCGTCCTGAAGGCCTTGGCGCCGCTGGGCGAGGAGTACTGCGAGATCGCCCGCCGCGGCATGACCGTCGACCGGTGGGTCGACATCTACGAGAACGAGGGCAAGCGCTCCGGCGCCTACTCCTTCGGCTCGTACACCACGAAGCCGTACATCCTCATGAACTACCAGGACAACCTGGACTCGATGTTCACCCTCGCGCACGAGCTGGGCCACTCGATGCACTCCTACTTCAGCCGCCGGCACCAGCCCTACCACTACGCCGATTACACCATCTTCGTCGCCGAGGTGGCCTCGACGTTCAACGAGGCCCTGCTCACCGACTACCTGCTGAAGAGCACCGACGACCCCAGGCTGAAGATGTACCTGATCAACCATCAGCTGGAGTCGTTCCGGACCACGCTGTACCGGCAGACGATGTTTGCGGAGTTTGAGCACATCGCCCACCAGCGGGTGGAGAACGGCGAGGCGCTCACGGCCGACGTGCTGGACGAGATCTACTACGATCTCAACAAACGGTACTACGGCACGGAGGGCATGGTAGTCGACGACCTGATCGCGGTTGAGTGGGCCCGCATTCCGCACTTCTACTCGGCCTTCTACGTGTACCAGTACGCCACGGGCATTTCGGCCGCAACCGCCCTGAGCCAGCAGGTGCTGACGGAGGGCCGGCCGGCGGTGGAGCGCTACCTGAACTTCCTGAAGAGCGGCTCGTCGGACTACTCCACGAACCTGCTGAAGCAGGCCGGCGTCGACATGACGTCGCCCGAGCCGATCCAGCAAGCCCTGGACGTGTTTGCCCGCCTCCTGGACCAGATGGAGCAGCTGGCCGGTTGA